The following are encoded together in the Tatumella ptyseos genome:
- a CDS encoding efflux RND transporter permease subunit, whose protein sequence is MAKFFIDRPIFAWVLAIVIMMVGALSIMKLPIEQYPEVAPPAVQIRAAYPGADAKTLQDSVTQVIEQNMNGLDGLLYMSSNSDSSGNLQLTLTFASGTDADIAQVQVQNKLQLAMPLLPQEVQQQGINVQKSSSSFLMVAGFVSEDGSMDMNDLADYISSNIKDPISRTTGVGDTQLFGAQYAMRIWMDPAKLVNYNLTPGDIITAITAQNAQVSAGQLGGAPAVADQQLNASIIAQTRLTSPEEFGKILLKTNTDGSTVRLRDVATIKLGGENYEVIARYNGHPASGLGIKLATGANALDTANAVKARLKEMEPFFPHGMKLVYPYDTTPFVKISIFEVVKTLFEAIVLVFIVMYMFLQSFRATLIPTIAVPVVLLGTFAIISAFGYSINTLTMFGLVLAIGLLVDDAIVVVENVERVMEEDGLDPKEATKRSMEQIQGALVGIALVLSAVFIPMAFFGGSTGVIYRQFSITIVSAMVLSVLVAMILTPALCATLLKKHDNNDHKEKGFFGWFNRMFDKSTNHYVNSVSHIIRRTGRYLIIYVVIFAGMVWLFMKLPTSFLPEEDQGLLVVQAQLPAGATQQRTEKVLDQVTDYFLTHEKDTVKSVFTVNGFGFAGRGQNTGIAFLSLKPWEDRVAAADKVDAIAGRAMVALGKIKDAIVIPFNLPAIIELGNATGFDFELVDNANLGHDKLMQARNQLLGMAAQHPDVLVGMRPNGLEDTPQYKLIIDQEKARALGVSISDINTTLSASWGGNYVNDFIDRGRVKKVYVMGQADSRMLPSDINKWYVRNGDGEMVPFSAFSSAKWQYGSPRLERYNGLPSLEILGQAAPGKSSGEAMNLMEQLASKLPQGIGYQWTGMSYQERMSGNQAPALYAISLIVVFLCLAALYESWSIPFAVMLVVPLGVIGALAFTTMRGMSNDVYFVVGLLTTVGISAKNAILIVEFAVDLMKEGKGLMEATLDAVRMRLRPILMTSMAFMLGVLPLAISSGAGSGAQNAVGTGVIGGMVTATCLAIFLVPVFFVVVRRRFGGQKEKKQ, encoded by the coding sequence ATGGCTAAGTTTTTTATAGATCGCCCCATATTTGCTTGGGTACTCGCCATCGTTATTATGATGGTCGGGGCGCTCTCGATCATGAAATTACCGATCGAGCAGTACCCTGAAGTTGCTCCCCCTGCCGTGCAAATTCGCGCAGCCTATCCGGGAGCTGATGCAAAGACATTGCAAGACTCTGTTACTCAAGTTATCGAGCAGAATATGAACGGATTGGACGGATTGCTCTATATGTCCTCCAACAGTGACTCTTCTGGTAACTTACAATTAACACTGACCTTTGCTTCAGGAACCGATGCGGATATCGCGCAAGTTCAAGTTCAGAACAAACTACAACTGGCAATGCCTTTACTTCCACAAGAAGTGCAACAACAGGGGATTAATGTTCAAAAATCCTCTAGTAGCTTCTTGATGGTTGCAGGGTTTGTGAGCGAAGACGGTAGTATGGATATGAACGACCTTGCCGACTACATCTCCTCTAATATCAAAGATCCTATCAGTCGGACAACCGGTGTGGGTGACACGCAGCTGTTCGGTGCGCAATACGCGATGCGGATTTGGATGGATCCAGCAAAGCTTGTGAATTATAACCTCACTCCCGGTGATATCATTACCGCAATTACTGCCCAAAACGCCCAAGTTTCGGCTGGACAATTGGGGGGAGCGCCAGCGGTTGCCGATCAACAGTTAAACGCATCGATCATCGCGCAGACTCGTCTGACGAGTCCTGAAGAGTTTGGGAAAATTTTATTAAAGACCAATACAGATGGTTCAACGGTCCGTCTTCGTGACGTAGCAACTATCAAGTTGGGCGGGGAAAACTACGAGGTTATTGCCCGCTATAATGGACATCCTGCCTCAGGTTTAGGGATTAAGCTCGCGACTGGCGCTAACGCATTAGATACTGCCAATGCGGTCAAGGCTCGCCTGAAGGAGATGGAGCCATTCTTCCCACACGGCATGAAGTTGGTTTACCCGTACGACACAACACCATTTGTTAAAATCTCTATCTTTGAGGTTGTTAAAACACTATTCGAAGCCATCGTACTGGTATTCATAGTGATGTACATGTTCTTACAAAGCTTCCGTGCTACGTTGATTCCTACTATCGCCGTACCGGTCGTTTTATTGGGAACATTTGCCATCATTAGTGCATTCGGTTACTCGATAAACACCCTCACCATGTTCGGGCTAGTCCTGGCCATAGGCCTGTTGGTCGATGATGCCATCGTAGTCGTAGAGAACGTCGAACGGGTGATGGAAGAAGATGGACTAGATCCTAAAGAGGCGACTAAACGCTCAATGGAGCAGATCCAAGGTGCACTCGTTGGTATTGCCCTTGTATTATCTGCCGTCTTTATTCCGATGGCATTCTTCGGAGGCTCTACTGGTGTTATCTATCGTCAGTTCTCGATCACCATTGTTTCTGCAATGGTCTTATCAGTACTGGTTGCGATGATTTTAACCCCTGCCCTCTGTGCGACCTTGCTCAAAAAACATGATAATAACGACCATAAGGAAAAAGGTTTCTTTGGTTGGTTTAATAGAATGTTCGACAAGAGCACCAACCACTATGTAAACAGTGTTAGTCATATTATTCGCCGTACTGGCCGCTACTTGATCATTTACGTGGTGATCTTCGCGGGTATGGTATGGCTATTTATGAAACTACCTACCTCCTTCTTACCTGAAGAAGATCAGGGTTTATTAGTGGTTCAGGCGCAACTCCCTGCCGGTGCAACGCAACAGCGTACTGAAAAGGTATTGGATCAAGTTACTGATTACTTCCTAACTCATGAAAAAGACACAGTTAAATCCGTCTTTACCGTAAATGGGTTTGGTTTTGCTGGACGTGGACAAAACACCGGTATCGCGTTTTTAAGCTTAAAACCTTGGGAAGATCGTGTAGCTGCCGCCGATAAAGTGGATGCTATCGCTGGGCGCGCAATGGTTGCTTTAGGTAAAATTAAAGATGCCATCGTTATTCCCTTCAACTTACCAGCCATTATTGAATTAGGTAACGCAACAGGGTTCGACTTTGAATTGGTCGATAATGCCAACTTAGGACATGATAAGTTGATGCAAGCCCGTAACCAGTTACTTGGTATGGCGGCTCAGCATCCTGATGTATTAGTCGGCATGCGTCCAAATGGTTTAGAAGATACTCCGCAGTACAAACTCATTATTGACCAAGAGAAAGCCCGTGCGTTAGGCGTATCCATTTCTGATATCAATACTACGCTCAGTGCAAGCTGGGGGGGGAACTACGTCAATGACTTTATTGACCGTGGACGGGTGAAGAAAGTTTACGTAATGGGTCAAGCCGACTCCCGTATGCTACCTAGTGATATTAATAAGTGGTATGTCCGTAATGGCGATGGAGAAATGGTGCCCTTCTCTGCCTTCTCCAGCGCTAAATGGCAGTATGGCTCTCCACGTTTAGAGCGTTATAACGGTTTACCTTCACTGGAAATTCTTGGTCAAGCTGCTCCCGGTAAGAGTTCGGGTGAGGCGATGAACTTGATGGAACAATTGGCTTCCAAGCTACCACAAGGTATTGGTTACCAGTGGACTGGTATGTCATACCAAGAGCGGATGTCAGGAAACCAAGCGCCAGCGTTGTATGCGATCTCCTTAATCGTGGTATTCCTCTGTCTTGCTGCGCTATATGAAAGCTGGTCAATACCTTTCGCGGTAATGTTGGTCGTCCCGCTCGGGGTTATCGGTGCACTCGCCTTCACAACGATGCGCGGAATGAGTAACGATGTTTACTTTGTCGTTGGGCTTTTAACCACTGTCGGGATCTCGGCTAAGAATGCGATATTAATCGTCGAATTCGCCGTGGACTTGATGAAGGAAGGTAAAGGCCTAATGGAAGCAACTCTTGATGCGGTACGTATGCGTTTACGTCCAATCTTGATGACCTCTATGGCCTTCATGCTAGGGGTTCTACCGTTAGCTATCAGTTCAGGTGCTGGCTCCGGTGCTCAGAATGCTGTCGGTACAGGGGTTATTGGGGGAATGGTAACCGCTACTTGTTTAGCAATCTTCTTAGTTCCTGTCTTCTTCGTTGTGGTTCGCCGTCGTTTCGGTGGACAAAAAGAGAAGAAGCAGTAA
- a CDS encoding efflux RND transporter periplasmic adaptor subunit has product MKMNRGLTPLAAILMLSGAVVLSGCDDKSQQSAQKSAPEVGVVTLKAAPVNMTTELPGRTSAYRVAEVRPQVSGIILKRNFVEGTDIKAGESLYQIDPAPYQATYNSAVGDLAKAQANARIAQVTLNRYKPLLGTKYISQQDYDTAAATLAQNNAAVRSAQAAVENARINLAYTKVSSPISGRIGKTAVTEGALVQNGQTTALATVQQLDPLYVDLTQSSDDFMRLRSQLSSGELTQGKGKAPVTIILNDGTTLKQKGTLEFSDVTVDQTTGSITLRAIVPNPDHSLLPGMFVRARVEEGVNQNALLVPQQAIARTPTGDATAMVVNAEDKVDVRQVTAQEAIGDKWLVTSGLKAGDRVISVGVQRAAQGAKVSPKEVSADQKDDAASTQSE; this is encoded by the coding sequence ATGAAAATGAACAGAGGATTAACACCTCTGGCAGCAATCCTGATGTTATCAGGTGCAGTTGTGTTAAGTGGTTGTGATGATAAATCACAACAATCTGCACAAAAATCTGCGCCTGAAGTCGGAGTTGTCACCTTAAAAGCCGCCCCAGTCAATATGACGACTGAATTACCAGGAAGAACCTCTGCCTACCGTGTAGCCGAAGTCCGTCCTCAGGTTTCTGGCATTATCTTAAAGCGTAATTTTGTAGAGGGAACCGATATCAAAGCCGGTGAATCTCTCTATCAAATCGATCCTGCACCGTATCAAGCAACCTATAACAGCGCAGTCGGCGATCTGGCTAAAGCTCAAGCGAATGCACGCATCGCACAAGTTACCCTTAACCGTTATAAACCCTTGTTAGGTACTAAATATATCAGCCAACAAGACTACGATACGGCCGCGGCTACCTTGGCACAAAATAATGCAGCCGTCCGCTCCGCTCAGGCAGCGGTAGAAAATGCACGCATTAATCTCGCCTATACCAAAGTCTCGTCACCCATTTCCGGTCGGATAGGGAAAACAGCGGTTACTGAAGGTGCTTTGGTACAAAACGGTCAGACTACTGCTTTAGCGACAGTTCAGCAGCTCGACCCGCTCTATGTCGACTTAACGCAATCCAGTGATGACTTTATGCGCTTGCGTAGCCAATTATCGTCCGGTGAATTGACTCAGGGTAAAGGAAAAGCGCCAGTCACTATCATCTTGAACGATGGTACGACCCTCAAACAAAAGGGTACGTTGGAGTTTTCTGATGTAACCGTTGATCAAACTACGGGCTCTATCACGTTACGAGCTATCGTACCGAACCCTGATCATAGCTTGCTTCCAGGAATGTTCGTCCGCGCGCGCGTAGAAGAAGGCGTGAATCAAAATGCCCTTCTGGTGCCGCAACAAGCGATTGCTCGCACACCAACAGGTGATGCAACCGCAATGGTTGTTAATGCCGAGGATAAAGTCGATGTTCGCCAAGTAACGGCTCAAGAGGCGATTGGTGACAAATGGCTGGTGACCTCAGGCCTTAAAGCAGGTGACCGAGTGATTTCTGTAGGCGTTCAACGTGCTGCTCAAGGTGCCAAAGTGTCACCGAAAGAAGTAAGTGCCGACCAGAAAGATGATGCTGCCTCGACGCAGTCTGAATAA
- the acrR gene encoding multidrug efflux transporter transcriptional repressor AcrR, with protein sequence MARKTKAQAQETKSLLIEAAIDCFASRGVSATSLSEIAEHAGMTRGAIYWHFKNKTELFKEIWLSSDQEIDRQHLEFASLYPNDPLGQLKHFLIYFLQSLVLDERRRKIMEIIYHKCEFVGEMQSMNQLDQKLILEDYPKIAEKLLLCVNAQQLPSSLDTQRSAVVCRAYITGVIENWLFSPASFDMQTLAPTLVQTMIDLLLYSPSLRNAPH encoded by the coding sequence ATGGCACGAAAAACCAAAGCACAAGCGCAGGAAACCAAATCATTACTTATTGAAGCCGCTATCGATTGCTTTGCAAGTCGAGGCGTTTCTGCGACATCGTTGTCGGAGATTGCTGAACATGCAGGAATGACGCGGGGTGCTATTTACTGGCATTTCAAAAATAAGACAGAACTTTTTAAAGAGATTTGGTTGAGCAGCGACCAAGAAATTGATCGTCAGCACCTCGAGTTCGCCTCCCTCTATCCTAACGATCCCCTCGGCCAATTAAAGCACTTTTTAATCTACTTTTTGCAATCTTTAGTTCTAGACGAGCGGCGGCGCAAAATTATGGAAATTATTTACCATAAATGTGAGTTCGTAGGGGAGATGCAATCTATGAACCAACTTGATCAAAAGTTAATTTTAGAAGATTACCCTAAGATTGCAGAAAAATTATTACTTTGTGTTAACGCTCAGCAATTGCCTTCCAGCTTGGATACTCAGCGTTCAGCGGTGGTGTGTAGGGCTTATATTACCGGTGTCATTGAAAATTGGCTATTCTCACCGGCCAGCTTTGATATGCAGACACTTGCCCCAACTTTAGTGCAGACCATGATCGATCTTTTACTTTACAGCCCCTCTTTACGGAATGCCCCGCACTAA
- a CDS encoding DUF2496 domain-containing protein, with the protein MSLQSAPLETQLAIDLIMLLENHNLPTQAVLDALKIVEKDFQRKLNQENSSTDC; encoded by the coding sequence ATGTCATTACAATCCGCCCCGCTAGAGACGCAACTCGCGATCGATCTTATTATGTTATTGGAGAACCATAATCTCCCAACACAGGCCGTATTGGATGCGCTGAAAATCGTTGAGAAAGACTTTCAGCGCAAGTTAAACCAGGAAAATTCATCCACCGATTGTTAG
- the priC gene encoding primosomal replication protein PriC, whose product MNQKVVINQLRKLLTYLSCQVSDLGNPRLKTLDFERQLFKNHHSTLNDYLQECVNTLNKLEHHSLSMPSYQWQLEHLVEQCQAIQKVVNTLPAPTKRPPTRQEELADYERRLLKMVNDLEYQVATASGFQEQQQLLANLAITQQRLQRCQTAQKDYSWKKSVTVKTGTYR is encoded by the coding sequence ATGAACCAGAAAGTCGTCATTAACCAGCTGCGTAAACTTTTAACGTACCTTAGCTGTCAGGTTAGCGATCTGGGTAATCCACGCTTAAAAACACTCGACTTCGAACGACAACTCTTTAAAAATCATCATTCAACGCTAAACGATTATCTCCAAGAATGCGTCAATACACTGAATAAGCTTGAGCATCACTCATTAAGTATGCCTTCGTATCAGTGGCAACTTGAACATCTGGTAGAACAGTGTCAGGCAATTCAGAAGGTAGTTAATACTTTACCTGCCCCCACTAAGCGGCCCCCTACTCGTCAGGAAGAGCTTGCCGATTACGAACGCAGACTATTAAAAATGGTTAACGATCTGGAGTATCAAGTGGCGACAGCGAGCGGTTTTCAAGAACAACAACAACTACTTGCGAACTTGGCGATCACTCAACAGCGTCTTCAGCGTTGTCAAACGGCGCAAAAAGACTATTCTTGGAAGAAAAGTGTGACGGTGAAAACCGGAACATATCGGTGA
- the apt gene encoding adenine phosphoribosyltransferase, which translates to MTTTDHAQLALIKDSICSVPDYPKPGILFRDVTSLLENPQAYAATISMIAERYRDKGITKVIGTEARGFLFGAPVALELGVGFVPVRKPGKLPRAVWQESYILEYGSDALEIHQDALNENDKVLVVDDLLATGGTIEATVKLIRRAGALVEDAAFVINLFDLEGEKRLNQVGLNCFSVVDFPGH; encoded by the coding sequence ATGACCACTACAGACCACGCTCAACTCGCACTGATCAAAGACAGTATTTGCAGTGTACCCGACTATCCTAAGCCAGGCATACTCTTTCGCGATGTCACCAGCTTATTAGAAAATCCTCAAGCTTATGCGGCAACGATCTCGATGATCGCTGAACGTTATCGCGATAAAGGGATCACTAAAGTCATTGGCACTGAAGCGCGAGGATTTCTATTTGGCGCACCGGTCGCGTTAGAATTGGGCGTTGGTTTTGTTCCCGTACGCAAACCTGGCAAACTCCCCCGCGCCGTCTGGCAGGAAAGTTATATCCTTGAGTACGGGTCAGATGCTTTGGAAATCCATCAAGATGCCCTAAACGAAAACGATAAAGTCCTCGTTGTCGATGATTTACTGGCGACGGGGGGCACTATCGAAGCAACGGTCAAGCTCATTCGTCGTGCTGGCGCTTTGGTAGAGGACGCTGCATTTGTGATCAACCTTTTCGATCTTGAGGGTGAAAAAAGATTGAATCAGGTTGGCCTCAACTGCTTTAGTGTGGTTGATTTTCCCGGTCATTAA
- the dnaX gene encoding DNA polymerase III subunit gamma/tau — translation MSYQVLARKWRPQIFSDVVGQEHVLTALANGLNLGRLHHAYLFSGTRGVGKTSIARLFAKGLNCETGITATPCGKCDNCIEIEQGRFIDLIEIDAASRTRVEDTRELLDNVQYAPVRGRFKVYLIDEVHMLSRHSFNALLKTLEEPPEHVKFLLATTDPQKLPVTILSRCLQFHLKALDTEQIQQQLSHILNSDQIHFETRALQHLARAAQGSLRDALSLLDQAIAAGDGQVTDQDVMQMLGTLDDEQPLGLVDAIIKGNGESALSLVAEAARRATEWDALLAEMLRILHTIAMLQLLPDSLNDAYRQHETQLRELARRAPPEDIQLYYQVILTGRKELPLAPEARMGIEMTLLRALAFHPLKVDAPKAAPAPQSQAVIPERSAVAVPVEEPTPSPAVGNDATSQLLQARTALMRQGASQAKKSEPVASSSRPAQSALERLATLTERKAPAAGKSVSEKAVKKKESYRWTSQRTEEPTVLPVATPKALRTALEHEKNPELMQQLITETCQRDPWAAQIARMSLPKLVQQLALNSWKQQVEQQIVIKLRSHQKHLNSNSAQQVLTNAFQQLLGETVELTIESDDNPEHLTPLEWRQVIYEERLLQAKEAVINDSHIQTLRKMFDAEVDEDSIRPV, via the coding sequence ATGAGTTATCAGGTTCTCGCACGAAAATGGCGACCACAAATTTTTTCTGATGTTGTGGGTCAGGAACATGTATTAACCGCGCTAGCTAATGGGCTAAACCTTGGCAGACTGCATCACGCTTACCTTTTTTCTGGTACTCGCGGTGTAGGGAAAACGAGTATCGCCCGGCTTTTTGCCAAAGGCTTAAACTGCGAAACGGGTATTACTGCAACGCCTTGTGGAAAATGCGATAACTGCATTGAAATTGAGCAGGGGCGTTTTATCGATTTAATCGAGATCGATGCCGCGTCGCGTACGCGTGTCGAAGATACTCGTGAGCTTTTGGATAACGTGCAATATGCACCCGTCAGGGGACGCTTCAAGGTTTACCTGATTGACGAAGTGCATATGTTGTCGCGGCATAGCTTTAATGCTTTGCTTAAAACTCTCGAAGAACCCCCTGAGCATGTAAAATTTTTGCTCGCGACCACGGATCCGCAAAAGCTACCAGTTACTATTTTATCGCGTTGTCTCCAGTTTCATCTTAAAGCGTTAGATACCGAACAGATTCAGCAGCAACTTTCGCATATCCTCAATAGCGACCAGATCCACTTTGAGACTCGAGCACTGCAACATCTTGCTCGCGCGGCACAAGGGAGTTTGCGTGACGCTTTAAGCCTACTTGACCAAGCGATTGCTGCGGGAGATGGGCAGGTTACCGATCAAGACGTTATGCAAATGCTCGGCACCCTTGATGATGAACAACCGCTCGGATTAGTGGACGCAATCATTAAAGGCAATGGGGAGAGCGCCCTCTCGCTGGTGGCTGAGGCTGCAAGGCGAGCAACGGAATGGGATGCTTTGCTGGCAGAAATGCTCAGAATTTTACATACCATTGCCATGCTTCAACTGTTACCCGATTCCTTGAACGATGCCTATCGGCAGCATGAAACGCAATTACGTGAACTCGCGCGGCGTGCACCTCCTGAAGATATTCAGCTCTATTACCAAGTTATCCTTACTGGACGTAAAGAGTTACCCTTGGCGCCAGAAGCGCGTATGGGAATAGAAATGACGCTGCTACGGGCCTTAGCCTTTCACCCATTGAAGGTTGATGCACCTAAGGCCGCTCCCGCACCACAATCGCAAGCAGTCATCCCGGAAAGATCTGCTGTGGCAGTACCTGTGGAGGAGCCCACCCCATCACCAGCAGTAGGCAATGATGCAACGAGCCAATTATTGCAAGCCAGAACGGCATTAATGCGGCAAGGAGCTTCCCAAGCAAAAAAGAGTGAGCCGGTTGCGTCAAGTTCGCGACCGGCACAATCAGCGCTCGAGCGATTAGCGACGCTTACTGAACGTAAAGCGCCCGCAGCAGGTAAGTCGGTAAGCGAAAAAGCGGTTAAGAAAAAAGAGAGTTACCGTTGGACCTCGCAACGTACTGAGGAGCCTACTGTTCTCCCTGTTGCAACGCCTAAGGCGCTGCGTACGGCATTGGAGCACGAGAAAAATCCGGAACTGATGCAGCAATTGATCACTGAAACTTGCCAACGGGATCCTTGGGCCGCGCAAATTGCGAGGATGTCACTACCAAAATTGGTGCAGCAATTAGCCCTAAATAGCTGGAAACAGCAAGTTGAACAACAGATAGTGATCAAGCTACGCAGTCATCAGAAACATTTAAATTCGAACTCGGCACAGCAGGTATTAACCAACGCCTTCCAGCAGTTATTGGGAGAAACGGTTGAACTCACGATAGAGTCCGATGATAATCCTGAGCACTTAACGCCATTAGAGTGGCGTCAGGTCATTTATGAAGAGCGCTTATTACAGGCTAAAGAGGCTGTGATAAATGATTCACATATCCAAACCTTGCGTAAAATGTTTGATGCAGAGGTGGATGAAGATAGTATACGTCCCGTTTAA
- a CDS encoding YbaB/EbfC family nucleoid-associated protein — MFGKGGLGNLMKQAQQMQDKMSQVQEEIAALEVTGESGAGLVKVTINGAHNCRRVEIDPSLLEDDKDMLEDLVAAAFNDAARRIEETQKEKMASVSSGMQLPPGFKMPF, encoded by the coding sequence ATGTTTGGTAAAGGTGGTCTGGGCAACTTGATGAAACAAGCCCAGCAAATGCAAGACAAAATGTCACAAGTTCAGGAAGAGATCGCTGCGTTAGAAGTAACGGGTGAATCCGGGGCTGGTTTAGTCAAAGTCACCATCAATGGTGCGCACAACTGTCGTCGCGTTGAGATCGATCCTAGCTTATTAGAAGATGATAAAGATATGCTAGAAGACCTAGTGGCCGCGGCCTTCAACGATGCAGCACGTCGTATCGAGGAAACCCAAAAAGAGAAAATGGCTTCAGTCTCTAGTGGGATGCAATTACCTCCCGGCTTCAAGATGCCATTCTAA
- the recR gene encoding recombination mediator RecR — protein sequence MQSSPLLETLMESLRCLPGVGPKSAQRMAFHLLQRDRSGGMRLAQALTNAMSEIGHCQQCRTFTEKEVCAICTNSRRQENGIICIVESPADIQAVEQTGQFAGRYFVLMGHLSPLDGIGPDDIGLDILEKRLQTETLTEVILATNPTVEGEATANFIASLCRQYGVEATRIAHGVPVGGELELVDGTTLSHSLAGRQKFKY from the coding sequence ATGCAATCCAGCCCATTATTGGAAACATTGATGGAGTCCCTACGCTGCTTACCGGGCGTAGGGCCTAAATCTGCACAGCGAATGGCGTTTCATCTCCTACAGCGTGATCGTAGTGGGGGCATGCGCCTCGCGCAAGCACTAACCAATGCTATGTCGGAAATTGGTCACTGCCAGCAGTGTAGAACCTTTACTGAAAAAGAGGTCTGTGCAATCTGTACTAATAGTCGTCGTCAAGAAAACGGGATTATTTGTATTGTGGAAAGTCCTGCCGATATTCAAGCGGTCGAACAAACAGGGCAATTTGCTGGGCGCTATTTCGTATTGATGGGGCACCTCTCACCTTTAGACGGGATTGGTCCTGACGATATAGGCTTAGATATTCTTGAGAAACGGCTACAAACCGAGACGTTAACCGAAGTGATCCTCGCGACCAACCCCACCGTTGAAGGTGAGGCCACCGCAAACTTTATCGCCTCACTTTGTCGGCAGTATGGCGTGGAGGCTACGCGCATCGCACATGGTGTGCCAGTAGGGGGAGAGCTCGAGTTAGTGGATGGTACGACGCTATCTCATTCACTTGCTGGGCGTCAAAAGTTTAAATATTAA